AAGCAGCTGAAATGAGCTCCAGGATGCCGGCAAGAATGAAGAGGACACCGGACACGATCATAGCTGTTGCCTTGGCGGTTTTATCCTCTATACAGTTGGTACACTTGGCGCCCATGATGGAGATCATTACAGCCAGGACTGCCAAGATGATGGAGATGATGGTCATGGCTCGTGAGGCCAGGAGGTCCGACGACAGGGCCCGCATGGAGTCGTAGATCTTACATTGCATCTGTCCGGTGTTATGCACAACACAACTCTTCCATAAACCCTCCCAGGCGATCTGGTTTGTGACGATATTCGAACCGATGAAGGCCGTCACACGCCACATGGGCAGAACACAAGCAACGATTCCAGTGATCCAACCAATGATACCCAGGGCAATCCCAACGATCTCCAATCCCATCGACATGATGCCTCTTTTGTGTGGAACCTCTAACCTAAAAGTAGACACACATCAGTCAatagttttgtaaaaaaaaaaaactaaggaTACACTCCCATGAAATGTTTACTTATGAAGATAATAAAAATGTACCAATTGCTGTGATCCAAGATTTGATTTTTTGTGAGCTGTCTTTCTTTGTGTAGCCCTTTATGAAAAGCATGCGAATAAAGTGTCTTATCCAGTTAACATCTGTGCCACAAAAACCAAAACCAATActttcaaaactttttttaaaaagatgaaCAGGAAATGTTCTTATATAAAGACACGAGCATTGACAGCATTGACTGACAgcagtagagagagagagagagagagagagagagagagagagagagacttatttattttacattagatcttttttactgtatttgtaatattttttatgatagtACCTTTTTATATTATCTGCATAGAGTGTGACATTGCTTTGCTATTAATGCTCTCTTATTGGTTTGacctgttttgtttgtatgaAGCTCAGCCGCAAATGCTTTGGCAATACAAAGTATTTGTCATGTCAATAAGACTCAAACTAAAAGAGAGAAAAGGAAGACGGCCATTACATAGGAAGAAGAGAAGTACACATATTATATCGTCACCTTCCTAAACTAATTGCCTATGTCATTTTTGCAGGTTTCtcataacacaaataaatggaACTACCTTCAGAGGTTGAGTAGATTTGTGTTCTTCTTGATGCAACTGCCATTTAGAAAAGCTAAGGCAAAATAAAACAGCTTAAGTCATGCTCTTGACTTAGGCCATTATACTACAGGGGtagacacagagcttttcaaatctgtgtgtttcaggaagagagtgaaatctggggCTACAAAAATGCACGGTATGgaaaatgatgtttttttaaccataaatcaCGTGAACacataccaaatacacaaaataatgttgttttcttAGCAATGAAATACGTGCACTTTAAACATACCACTTCTTTCttaacttttttagtttaaagaaccattttctTTGGATGTAAAAGGTTCTACAGTCAAAATGACATTACTCACAATatgcaaaaactgtttaaaaaggCATAAGACTGACCCTGTGTCATTTCCCCCCCAAACATTTAATAATCAGAAAAACCattcattttctctttttctcagAAACGTACCTATTCTTATGTTTTGAATTTCATGTCCTCCTCCTTTCGTGCTATTAATACATTCATATCAGCGTGCCTGCTTTTTAGGATCTATGAATACTAAAATCTATGCCCTGTTCAACAGTGCATGGATACAGAATAATAAATTTTTTCGAGcatcttttgtgtttgtgtggatCCTAGTGCCTATGAATATGAAATTCTGCTGAAGATGATGACAGCATGGTTACAGTGAAACTAATTATATGATCTATTACTGAACTCAAATGAGTGTGCATTATGACAATGACTTTTATTACAGTTCTACCGTCTGATGTAAAATAGTTTCTTCATTGCTATTGTGTGTCTTGCAATTGTTAGTGGAGGCGTCTGAAGCGGTTGATTAATGAACTGATTAAACATGCATTACTGCAATGACCCGACCAGGAAGAGAGTGTTTCTCTGCAACTATTCTGGCTGTAAACCAGGAAAGTCTTTAGGAGTTTTCAGTAAGTGTAGCTTTATATAATATGTGACAAataaagagtttcgttgcaaaacgagataaatccattttttaacatttttgtcaaaacatgtttattattatattatcatgttattattttgttttatggtcctacttagctgtattttttagattatgaaggtttaaatcaaaacaaaccaactgcagttgcattgaaattaattggaatgcacaaccaaaaaacgagatttcggaacaattaaaaaaacggtggttatctcgttttgcaacgaaactcttcaaatacaaaACATTCACAAAGGCATCTATCAGTGTTAAATGATGCAGCAAACCACTAAACTATATTTTGTGGTTGTGGTTAtgtgaaattgtttaaaaaactaGATTAGTTTTTATTGATCTAAATGATTAATGGCCCAACCGTAGCTAGTTATTTAGTTTAATTACAAGATATTTCTGACTAGTTTAGTCAACTTTTTAGCACTTTATTGGTCATTACATGTCAATGTATTTTCTCTTTCCAAAACTAGATTACTCAGAGCTATGTGTGCAAAGTAAATATGAAGACTTGCTACTCAGTAAAGTTTTAGGCAAGTGGTGCTGGGGATGGAGGTGGATGACTGTTAGAGCTCTGACAGGATGTAGCACCACATtgcttaaaggggccatggcatgaaaatctgactttttccatgtttaagtgctatgattgggtctccattgcttctattaacctagaaaatgtgaaaaagatcaacccagtaacttagttttggtaaactattttctacaagcacatgaaacaataggttgttgaaatttggctctcattatgatgtcataaggagcacttattataataaataccgccccttaatctggactatccaaccacagcactgccatttagtgcagagaaaagcacaattgagttttaattgcaacaaaccaccatcattgtgatcagtgtgtgcatttcatcagctcatttgcattttaaaggacacacccaaaacggcacatttttgcacagacctacaaagtggcaatttttaacatgctataataaattatttatatggtattttgagataaaacttcacatatgtgctctggggacaccaaagatttatttgacatcttaaaaaagtcttgtgtcatggcccctttaaagaatGCTGATAAGTCTATTTAAATGTGGAGTTAGATGAAGCATGCATCATCAGTCAGTTTAAGGCAAGCTTATTGGCTGGCGGATTGCTATAGAAACTATAAGTCTTGGCCTCTAGAGTTTCATAACTGAAGTCTTTTTTTAGATGATACCACATCCAGTGTTGGCAACGTAGCGACTTTGTCTCTATATTTAGTGAGTATACCAACCCCTCTAGTAAGTCTTTTTTTAAGTGACTGCAGACAAAACTAATGACTACCTGTTATTGGAGACTTTTGGAGACGTGAAAGGACGTATCGCTCGTACTCTCCTGCCGGTTTTATACCCTACTCTACAAGTGTCTGGTCACTTCAGGCCATAAAATGCACTTCAAGCCGGTCAAACCACAGTGGAATACTTTTCCATAGCATCAGCTACTGACCCAATGCTAAATTTATCGCATCAAAGGGGAACAATATGGTTACTCACATAACCCCAGTTCCTTGAGATATCGGAAACGAGCATTGTGTAGCTGGCCATGCTACAACGACACGCAGTGAGTTTTTACTTTGCACTTTAGTCAAAACACTGAATGGTGTTCAGCCCGGACTTATAAGTGATGGCTCCTCCCGAAATGGAAGGCTTGAACGAAATTGGTCTGCGATTTTCCCAGATGTAAACCAATAGGTGTCAGTATTGGAGAAACCAGGAATTTTCCCATAGCATCAGCTACTGACGCTATGAAGCGGTTGATTGTTAGAGCTTTGACAGCATACTGCACCACACTGCTTACAGCAGGGCtcctcaaatcttaccctggagggccggagcacttcCAACCCTGAtcgaacacacctgagcaagctaatcaaggtcttcatgatcactagaaaatcacaggtgggtaagtttgattagggttggagctaaactctgtagtgctttggccctccagggtaagatttaaGGAACTATGGCTTACAGCCTGCTAACAAGTCTATTCAAATGTAGAGGTAGGAGAAGCATATAGTGAACATTGTGTAGCTTTGCTACAATGCCACGTACAAGTTTTTACTTAGCAGTTCAGTCGAAAAAAGTACAAAATGGCATTTGGCCTGGACTACAAATATGATGTGATGATGTCACAATGATATTCTAATCTAGTGACATTTAGCAATACATGCTTGATTttttatatacactcacctaaaggattattaggaacacctgttcaattctcattaatgcaattatctaatcaaccaatcacatggcagttgcttcaatgcatttaggggtgtggtcctgctcaagacaatctcctggactccaaactgaatgtcagaatgggaaagaaagatgatttgagcaattttgagtgtggcatggttgttggtgccagacgggccggtctgagtatttcacaatctgctcagttactgggattttcacacacaaccatttctcgGGTTTACAAAgcatggtgtgaaaagggacaaacatccagtatgcggcagtcctgtgggcgaaaatgccttgttgatgctaaaggtcagaggagaatgtgctgactgattcaagctgtaaaagagcaactttaactgaaataaccactcgaggtatgcagcaaagcatttgtgaagccacaacatgcacaaccttgaggcggatgggctacaacagcagaagaccccaccgggtactactcatctccactacaaataggaaaaagaggctacaatttgcacaagctcaccaaaattggacagttaaagactggaaaaatgttgcctggtctgatgagtctcgatttctgttgagacattcagatggtagagtcagaatttggcgtaaccagaatgagaacatggatccgtCATGCCTTGTTTCCaatgtgcaggctggtggtggtggtataatgatgtgggggatgtttacttggcacactttaggccccttagtgccaattgggcataatttaaatgccacagcctacctgagcattgtttctgaccatgtccatatctttatgaccaccatgtacccatcctctgatggctacttccagcagtaTAATGCGTCACAAGGcttgaataatttcaaattggtttcttgaacatgacaataagttcactgtactaaaatggcccccacagtcaccagatctcaacccaatagagcatctttgggatgtggtggaacgggagctttgtgcccgaGATGTGCattccacaaatctccatcaactgcaagatgctatcctatcaatatgggccaacatttctaaaagatGCTTTCAGCaacttgttgaatcaatgccacgtagaattaaggtaGTTCAGAAGgcaaagggggtcaaacacagtattagtatggtgttcctaataatcctttaggtgagtgtatatagtATGCAGTACAGTTTCAAACATAGCACATgcatgaataaaacattttaacttgTAATAAATCATTATAGTTATATCACCTCTTTTTGCAATGACAGCTACTCTCAGATTTGATAAATAAGAGGATCTTGGCATCGAGTTATTACTATAGCTGTAAGATACTGTGATATTAATAAAGAAAGTAGACAGACACACTCATTGAAATGTTACTTAGTTTACTGATAACTTTCCGGTGTGCGAGGAACCCCATACAAAACAAGTGGGGGTGACTCAACGTGCCAATCTCTCAGCACATCTATTACAATAGCGACTGATATTGATATTACCAGCGACTGATATACCGGATATTAACTACATCATCTGAACAAACGCAGATTCAGATTCCATCACTTACAAAAAGACTTGGATTTGTGTGCCATTAACAAAAGTGACAGAACAAAACTTACTTCAATATAGTTTTGTAATTGTCTTGCTAGCATAATATTAAATCTAAGCAAAACTATCAAATGGCTTTTTTCAAAAGCTACCGATAGCATTTGtaaataatatactgtataaaaatatttaaatcaatgCTGTAACTGTCCATTTGAGACAGGTTTGATAAgaaactcaaataaaatattttttaagctgATTCCCTCACTATTTACTCAAAAGATTTATTCTGACTGCGTTCTTTCTCTCTCCCCTCTTGAGTTTCTTTTTCTCTGTTTTCTTTTGTTGCTTTATTATTTCTGCTCCACTCCATTTCATTCACTTCACTGTCAGTTTCTATTTCCGTCAATCCGTCGCTCTCTTTTCTTTCTGTCTTCTTTACTAACTTATTTGGTTTTCAGTCTGTCTTCCCTTAAACAGCCACATCAGCTGTGAAGGCTTGACTGATAGCCGCTCATGCCTCAGGAACTCCTATTGTGCTCTATTTGACTGGAATGTCGTCTATGAaagatgtttatttcttttctaAGTACCCCTAAACCATCTCCCTATATTTAGACCGGTGCACTTTATGGCTTTATGCCTTTTTTGTGTGGATTTCAAAGGACCATTTCTAGGAAATATTAATCGTAGGACACCATGTCCCATTACTGTCTTTTCAAATGTGCATTATCAGCTTATGCTGTGGGATTTAATAGGCCGAGCTTATCGTAGCATATTAAAAGTCATATAAAGTAACTGAAGTCTTACCTATATCAGTGTTTCTTGACCTTCACAGTAAACTTTAACTTGCCACCACAAggacctgttttttttttaaacattttaattcagaaaGGTTTGCCATCTTGATCAACATATAGTAAAAAACAACTGATATCCACTGAAATATTTACTGACTTGGGGATCGAGATACAGCGTTAATGTCTTTCTGAGGAAACTTTAAAGCAAGGTGTCTTTTTAAATAAGATGAGGGGCATCAAACGGACTACTGACCTGTAAAAAGATTTGTCATCTCCTTGTAAACATGACTGATGTGATAAGCTCTCAAATAATATTAACATATGctgtacattaaaaatatagttCAAATACACTCATTAAATATTTGAAGTTGAATgcctttattctgattggttgagaaatgttcaatgggttttgattatttttctgtaaaacctGTCAAAGGTCTTAAAATAAACGCCAGAGGAATGTCGGTGGTAAccgtataagcggaataattgattctggtcctttgaattatttaaaaataatgtacacACAAAGTGGTAATGTGGTATGAGGCAAAGCCATCAATTATTACTTATGCCATCACAGATGTGTATGACTTGAATTAAAACCACAAATTGGCCTGGttttacagacaaggcttagctaaagccaagACTAGGCTTTGGttaaattaaatcttaaatcttttataaacatgcattAGATAAAGACATTACTTGTGTGTATCTTGAGGCAAATCAATGGCTTTGggttattttaagatctgtccgTGTACGTttttttcagttgagacagctcaaacatgtgtctTAGTCTTGGATTAGTCTTAAgctttgtctgtgaaaccaagGGATTAAGTGCTAAAATGCATGTCTATTTATGCCATGTCAGAATTACTGTAATTACGAAATGTGATCCGGCTAAAAGCGTTCAACCAACGCTATCTCACAGAGAAGCAAAAAGCACTCCACTTAATAAAATTACCTTCTTTTACAACAAAATCTATCTAATCTTTGTGCCAATCATGGTCAGTCATCTTCATAAACTGAAAGCTTGAGTAAATATACAATTGTCCATCTCacagtatttttattatattttgtgtATAATTTACACAAAACCTATGTATTACACTGCaaattacttaaaataataattaaactaaatctacactcacctaaaggattattaggaacaccatactaatactgtgttttactccctttcgccttcagaactgcctcatgtctacatggcattgatgcaacaaggtgctgaaagcattctttagaaatgttggcccatattgataggatagcatcttgcagttgatggagatttaagtccattttagtacagtgaacatccccaacaccattacaccaccacca
This sequence is a window from Misgurnus anguillicaudatus chromosome 9, ASM2758022v2, whole genome shotgun sequence. Protein-coding genes within it:
- the LOC129424514 gene encoding claudin-3-like, producing MSMGLEIVGIALGIIGWITGIVACVLPMWRVTAFIGSNIVTNQIAWEGLWKSCVVHNTGQMQCKIYDSMRALSSDLLASRAMTIISIILAVLAVMISIMGAKCTNCIEDKTAKATAMIVSGVLFILAGILELISAAWVANQIFRDFYNPLVASAQRNELGASLYICFAAAALLLIGGAMLCCSCPPQEKKYKSQRMGSNSVLTVVEMTAFQY